The following are encoded together in the Bacillus sp. NP157 genome:
- a CDS encoding TolC family protein: MLHAKAPLAAACFSSLLLSACAHYTRLPLDTHAHYAPSVAALHGAPAQAAPLDEADVVRLVLQNNPSLQTSALRTQEARMQGDAAARPPNPSFAGSLGYLISGAGNATAWTAALSQPVNGWITLRARRDEARASVAEVDATLAWEAWQAVAKARQLYASILLNETLQAVQIDTAAILQRQAQAMQAALARGDVDMASVAPIALATSEATLARDETGRTLLAQQRELHALLGLSSSAPLELGPLPTLAPLDAAAMAQAIDDLPRHRPDLVALAMGYDAQDARFRAAVLSQFPALTLGYDASQDNSKVRNGGPAASIDLPVFDTGRAGAAASEATRQRLHDEYAARIADATDEAAALLRANHADASPEAADTSQPSAPTTTAFSLNDPSTPAARALARGDIDRAAYTDLAIASLARRAAVVRTELALREQRIGLEALLGIGMPAFDIDTKVH; this comes from the coding sequence ATGCTTCACGCGAAGGCGCCGCTAGCCGCCGCATGCTTCTCCAGCCTGCTGCTGTCCGCATGCGCGCATTACACCCGCTTGCCGCTGGACACCCATGCGCACTACGCACCCAGCGTAGCCGCGCTGCATGGTGCGCCCGCGCAGGCCGCGCCCCTCGACGAAGCCGACGTCGTCCGGCTCGTCCTGCAAAACAACCCCTCGCTGCAAACCTCGGCGCTGCGCACGCAAGAGGCACGCATGCAGGGCGACGCGGCGGCGCGGCCGCCCAACCCGTCGTTCGCCGGCAGCCTTGGTTACCTGATATCCGGCGCGGGTAACGCCACGGCGTGGACGGCCGCGCTCTCGCAACCGGTGAATGGCTGGATCACGCTACGCGCGCGTCGCGACGAAGCGCGGGCGAGCGTGGCCGAGGTCGACGCGACGCTGGCATGGGAAGCATGGCAAGCCGTGGCGAAGGCCCGGCAACTCTATGCGAGCATCCTGTTGAACGAGACGTTGCAAGCCGTGCAGATCGACACGGCGGCTATCCTGCAGCGGCAGGCGCAGGCGATGCAGGCGGCGCTCGCGCGTGGCGACGTGGACATGGCGTCGGTCGCACCGATCGCGCTGGCCACGAGCGAAGCAACGCTCGCACGCGACGAGACCGGCCGGACCTTGCTCGCGCAACAGCGCGAATTGCATGCATTGCTTGGCCTGTCATCCAGCGCGCCGCTCGAACTCGGTCCGCTGCCCACGCTTGCGCCGCTGGACGCCGCCGCGATGGCACAGGCGATCGACGACCTGCCGCGTCATCGGCCCGACCTGGTCGCCCTCGCCATGGGCTACGACGCGCAGGATGCCCGCTTTCGCGCGGCGGTGCTCAGTCAGTTCCCCGCGTTGACGCTCGGCTACGACGCATCCCAGGACAACAGCAAGGTGAGGAACGGTGGCCCGGCGGCCAGCATCGACCTGCCCGTGTTCGATACCGGCCGTGCCGGTGCCGCCGCGAGCGAGGCGACGCGGCAGCGCCTGCACGACGAATACGCGGCGCGCATCGCCGATGCGACCGACGAAGCGGCGGCGTTGCTGCGCGCGAACCACGCCGATGCGTCGCCGGAGGCGGCAGATACATCGCAGCCCAGCGCGCCGACCACGACTGCGTTTTCGCTAAACGATCCATCGACGCCGGCAGCGCGTGCGCTCGCCCGTGGCGACATCGATCGGGCGGCCTACACCGACCTGGCCATCGCATCGCTTGCGCGGCGTGCCGCCGTGGTTCGCACGGAACTCGCGCTGCGTGAGCAGCGCATCGGGCTCGAAGCCCTGCTGGGCATCGGCATGCCCGCGTTCGACATCGACACGAAGGTTCACTGA
- a CDS encoding efflux RND transporter periplasmic adaptor subunit, whose translation MDSRLTAIAMAACLLLGACRDDSTDEVAHEVASAAVRLDTVRQGSLPRTVLAWGDAGTGATLQHAVALGVDGAFVSFAVSPGDAVHRQQLLGTFQLTANALAALRQARSALDAAVQSRDRLLRLRQDNLATDEQVAQAGKGVDDARATLATFPAGMGKDGRLALRAPEDGTVASIAVATGQSVPANAPLLMISPSQGVEVVGSIEPASAGLAAPGMPARLTPVAGGEVTEGRVTHVGRAIDPSTRGVPVQVQPAQPVMPGSTWRIEIVVGHADGWLVPADALVDEGAGRALFQVRRGKAHRVPVHVVFEEAGQAIVSGDVDPSEALVTVGAPQLAEGMTVVSTSEARR comes from the coding sequence ATGGATAGCCGTCTTACCGCCATCGCCATGGCCGCCTGCCTGCTACTGGGCGCATGCCGCGACGACAGCACCGACGAGGTGGCCCACGAGGTCGCCTCCGCCGCCGTGCGCCTGGACACGGTGCGCCAGGGCAGCCTGCCGCGCACGGTGCTGGCGTGGGGCGACGCCGGCACGGGAGCCACGCTGCAGCACGCCGTTGCGCTGGGCGTCGACGGCGCGTTCGTGTCGTTCGCCGTCAGCCCGGGCGATGCCGTGCACCGGCAGCAGCTGCTGGGGACCTTCCAGCTCACGGCGAACGCGCTGGCGGCCCTGCGCCAGGCCCGCTCGGCGCTCGACGCTGCCGTGCAGTCGCGCGATCGGCTGCTTCGGCTGCGCCAGGACAACCTGGCGACCGACGAACAGGTGGCGCAAGCGGGGAAGGGCGTCGACGATGCCCGGGCGACGCTGGCGACGTTCCCCGCGGGCATGGGCAAGGATGGCCGCCTGGCGCTTCGCGCGCCGGAGGACGGCACGGTCGCCTCCATCGCCGTGGCCACCGGCCAGTCGGTGCCCGCGAACGCGCCGCTGTTGATGATCAGTCCCAGCCAGGGTGTCGAGGTGGTCGGCAGCATCGAGCCAGCGAGCGCCGGCCTCGCCGCGCCGGGCATGCCGGCGCGGCTGACCCCGGTCGCCGGCGGTGAGGTCACGGAAGGACGCGTCACCCACGTCGGGCGCGCCATCGATCCATCGACGCGCGGCGTCCCCGTGCAGGTTCAACCAGCGCAGCCGGTGATGCCAGGCAGCACGTGGCGCATCGAGATCGTCGTCGGCCACGCCGACGGATGGCTGGTGCCCGCCGACGCGCTGGTCGACGAAGGCGCCGGCCGGGCCTTGTTCCAGGTACGCCGCGGCAAGGCCCATCGGGTGCCCGTGCACGTCGTGTTCGAAGAGGCGGGACAGGCTATCGTCAGCGGTGACGTCGATCCGTCGGAAGCGCTGGTCACGGTCGGTGCGCCGCAGCTGGCCGAAGGCATGACCGTCGTGTCGACCAGCGAGGCACGTCGATGA